The sequence below is a genomic window from Sardina pilchardus chromosome 9, fSarPil1.1, whole genome shotgun sequence.
CAAATTGGACCTCAAATCCAATCAGCGGCTTAAACTTTTGACACACCTTTGGTCATAGAGGGATGCCATTGGTTGTGGCCTGTAACAACACACAGTAGTAGCCACTCAGGAGCCTTGTTTGGCGCTTTGGTCCAGCCCACTGCGTATATATCTAAACTGGAGAGTAAATGCTCATTCACTACTACACCATCAAGTGATTTCTCCCCATCCATCCACCAGTTTGGATCCCTCAGCATCTACAACTTTTGGCTAACCAACTTCTGGTCAAGACCAAAGAACTCTCAGAAGTGAAACATGCATAGTAAAGATCAGATTTGGTAAGTTTTACTTGCTTCTGTCATAGTGGGACAAGCAATATAGTCTACTTGTTTTAGGACAGTTTAGGAGCTCTTTTGCAATGTGTGTTGTGAATGAAAAGGAACAGGGCAAAAATATAGCATGCTGAATGTTGACTGATGAGGGATTCTATGTTGAGTAGAAGTGGTTGTAAAAATGTCTTGGGCAAAGTGAACATTGTAATCCGTGATCCCAATAAGAGAGTCTGTAAGAGTTGCCAAGTAAATCTGTAATCACAAGTCTTTAACTTTGTGTGCTTACAAAGAACTGAAACAATGATGTATACTTGCAACGGACTTAACCTTGGAATCTTACAATGCACAAAAATGTGTGGTGCTTTTCAATCCTTATGACCTATTTACATCTTGACAATGCAGCATGATCGTCAATGTGAGCTAGATTCCTTTCCACATTCACTGCATCTTCCGAGATCTCATGTGGCTGCGCATGGCACTCACACAAGTGAGTCAAACAATGCAGCTCCCTGACTTTACGCGTCGCGGATGCTTTCAAACAAGCTCTGACGTAGTGGCCTAAATTGACCACTGTAGAGCATTATTTAACACACTGAGCCTTCTTCAGGCATACCACAATCTCCAGAGGAATGCCTGCTCTGTAAATGCCGGTATTCACTGCCATGGGGGAAAGTCTCCTGCTTGAATTGTTACTGATTTTCTGTACcagacactgttttttttttttattgccatCACCGAGACTAAATCTGTCTGAAAGACCCACTGGGTCTCTTGCGATCAGCGACACTGTTTCTCCATCTCGTTTTTCACTGTTTCCAGCTTTCTGGCTGCATCTTTAGTATCTCTATCTCATGGTAGCTCTGCTTTTTtcctattttttccccctctctcactctctttggtttgaacctcctctctctctctctctctctgtctctctctctcttttctctctgtctctctttctctctccctctccctgtgtctttctctccatcctttccTCCTTCCGCTCACCTCAGTTATGAAGACTACCAGCAGACCGCCGACTGGCTGCTGTCCCAGACCCAGCACCGGCCCAAAGTGGCCATCATCTGCGGCTCAGGGCTGGGCTTGCTGGCAGACGCCCTCAAGTGCCAGGACTCCTTCAAGTATGCAGACATCCCAGGCTTCCCACAGAGTACAGGTGAGACTGGGGCATGtccaaacagacaggcagacagatagatagacagacagacagatagatatacggacagacagacagaaggacagaTGCTGGAGACTGAGCAGAGCAGACTCACTGTGTGTTGTTTATAAAATAGAAAGTGGAGTTCATGTGAACGCTGAGAGCCTACAAGGTTTAGGGAAGGGGAGGGCAGTCAGGAGAGGGGCCTGGCATGCTGTGCATGACAAACAGGCTGTGAAAAGTAAATAAGAGCTCAAAAACAATGGCTTTATAGAATTTGGAAAGCTGATTGCAAATTTGATCACGTCTTCAAAGGCACTGTACTGTGATTGAGTAAAAGatgcgtgtgtgcgagtgcgtgcacgtgttggtttgtgtgtgtgtgtgtgtgtgtgtgtgtgtgtgcgtgtgtgtgtgcgcgtgcgtgtgtgtgtgtgtgtgtgtgtgtgtgtgtgtgtgtttatgtgtgactaTCCCAGTAACATGTGTGCCATCACCTCCTCAGTGCAGGGACATGCTGGCAGACTGGTGTTTGGGGATCTCAAAgggaagacgtgtgtgtgtatgcagggccGATTCCACATGTATGAGGGACACTCGCTGTGCAAGGTGAGTAGAGAGACTCTAAAgcccctcttttcttttccttcacACTGCACTTTAACTTCTTTAGCCACAAATTAAAAATCCTATTCGAGTCTGTGTTGCtatcataggcctactgtaaatcacATTTCTACGTttcaatttgaaaaaaaaagaatcaaaagGAAACCACCACATTAAGTGATGCAAAGATCCGCATCTCAAACTATTCATGATTAATCACTTTTCGATCCCTATTAATGATTATCTTAATCACATAACCAATGCTACCTTCAAAGCAATGGTTCAGCATCCCATGCATTTGTGTAAGATCGTTTTAATTGAAAAGTTGTGATGGTGCTGCTGAGTATGGTGTGCCTGTTCAGTCTAACAGCTGACAGGGCTGGTGGAGATTTGCCCATATTGGTGAGGAATGGGAGAGGGTGGGTAAGCATGTGAATGCAAGACTCCTGGGTCCTCGCTGATGCCAAATCACATgcctctgtgctgctgctgctgctgctgcctaccGTCACATGCTGCACAGCAGTGCCTCCGTCCTCAATGCCGCCATTGTGTCCGTGAGAATTACGTTGCGTAAGGCAGGTTGACATTAAGGCGTCCCCTCGTACGTGTACAGTAGTGAGCTTAGTGAGGCCGGATGCACCAGGACCGTTTCCACGTTATAGCGAGCAACTCCAATGAAACCATTACACAAGCACTTACTGAACACGGTTTTCATATCCGTCAGTCTTTACATTTCTGActatctctctcaatctttctcttcttctctctctcttttgcctatctttctctcttgcagGTGACCTTTCCTATCAGGGTGTTCAAGCTCCTGGGCGTGGAGACCGTGATTGTCACGAATGCGGCTGGCTCGCTGAATGACACCTACCACGTCGGCGACATTATGGTCATCAAGGACCACATCAATTTCCCGGGTTTTGCTGGGCTGAACCCTCTAAACGGACCCAACGAGGAGAAGTGAGTTTCCATATCCCACTGTGGGACAAGAGTGGGACAAATACCAAGTGCCTACAGACTCTATGGTGACTTGAGCCATCTGATGGGCATTGCTCACCGAGCTGAGTGACTGAACGCATCTCTTCCACTCCCTCTGGCTATCAGTGAGGTCAGTCATGGCCGACACTATGAGACGGCTGACGGCAAATTATTGCTTTCACGTGGTGTCCTGAGGACACAAGTCAACATTCAGTGGCTGCTTGCTTTGCGTGTCAAAACTAATAACATCAAGGATACCAAAGCAAGAGCAATCATGTGATTGCACGGGTcataatgtagcctacggtactTATACAAATTCTCAGAGCACCTGACATTGACAGAGTAGTGCTGTTAGCACCTGACATTCATTTTCACTGAATTtggggcagcagcagctgcagtatCCTCCCTCATATTTATGAGTGGAACTTAAGTGATTGTGGCATCATTTGAGAATGCAATGTTTAAAGCAATGTCCCATTCATCAATCAAGCCATAACCCAATGAGATCCAATAGCTATGAATTCAACGTTGCAAGCTGCACTATAAAAATGAGTTGATCAGCATTCATCAGCAACCATAACTGCCTCTTTTCACCCTCAGATTCGGACCCCGGTTTCCTGCCATGTCAGGGATATATGACAAGCACCTGCGGCGTATGGCCTTCGACATCTGCAAGAGCATGGGCTACGCACAGTTTGTGCAGGAGGGCGTCTACTGCATGGTGGGAGGGCCCAACTTTGAGAGCATCGCAGAGGCCCGCCTTTTACACAAGCTTGGCGTGGACGCTGTCGGTATGTACCCCTCAGTGTGCAGCCCTCGCAAATCCAATCCAGATTAGTTTATAGAGAATGAGTAAATTATCCTATTCACACCAGATTAACAGATTTGGATGGTTCCGTTACAGTGAGAACTAGACGTTTTTCACCTGCTGTTTTTCGCATGATGAAGAGAATTTGTACAGTATTATAAAGTAAGAATAAcagtcagttcagttcagactAGTTAGAATCCACTGACATACCTTAACTAGTAATTGTCAAATAGCCCTGAGATTCCACTATCATAATAATCCCAAAAGCATCTTGTACTACAAGTGTTCTCATAAATTGCTAACCTCTGTTTTTTTGTAAACAGAGAATGTGACACAGAGTTAACAATATGGATATTAACTATTGCTACACTGCTAAACACAGCACCATGACTGGCctcagtgaaaaatgtattAGGTTACATGTGATGTGTATTAACCCTGATACTGCTGACTAGTAAACTCTATTTGTCACCTGTCCTACAGGCATGAGCACAGCCCCGGAGGTTGTGGTGGCTGGACACTGCGGCATGAGGGTGTTCGGACTGTCCCTCATCACCAACAAGGTGGTGAAGAGCTACGATGACACGGAGGGCGTCAACCACGAGAGTGTCCTGGAGGTCAGTAAGATGCGCTCAGAGACCCTGCAGACTCTGGTCACAGAGTTGGTGGGCCGCATggacatcaacaacaacactgcatAATGCcggcatcctcatcctcatcatcatcctcatcatcatcctcatcatcatcatcctcctcctcatcctcctcctcatcctcatcatcatcaccaacaacaacaacaacaacaacactgcatgatgccagcatcatcatcaacaacaacatcaacaatgtCAACAAGAAAACAGACAGAACAGAGGTGACGGAACACTGCCTGGCTTGCTCCCAGACGAGACCCAAACTTAACAGTTCATGCCACAATATTTGCAGCTATTCAGTATTGTCACAGATTGTAATGTGGTgcaaacaacaagtgcattgtTGACTGTATAAATGTAACTGTAGTCCATTTCAGTTTCAGTCTGTGTCTTGTATGTTATTGTGCTGTCATACGATTAAATGGTAAGGTTTTCTAGTGATTTAAAGAATTACAAATCCTTTTTACATGGTACATTGTCCTCCTCAGCAAATGTGAAAGTAAGTGGAAAATACAGAACAGTGGAAAATAATAAggtgcacattttttaaaagaaaaatctTGTTTATATAATATGTTTACAAAAAAGTGATGGGCTACTATATAACTTATAACAGTTGTCTTAGATTATCCTGTATTTGATGTCTACTTTGTCAATAAATATATGGCACTTAAATCTGAAGATTAATATAAACTGCATTGTCTGTGCTTGTATATAAGATTGGATTTAATGATGCTTTATGCAATTTTGGTGCAATCTGATTTTTACCTGTAAGTAAATGTACATTATTACTCATGCAATTATTCTCAGAGCATATTTTGTATGAAATAATGATTCtttaaccacaacagaaaatctTTAATAAACATATGTAAACCAATGACTAACTGACCTGCTTTCTCTGAAAAAGGCAAGAGGCCTGTGAAACACTCAAGTATGACCTGTGAAATAATTGCCACGGGGTGGCGATAGATCCCCACCAGAGATTCTAGAGACTTTGATCCCCTTTGAGGAAGCGCGTCTGGTTACTATAGTGATGAGACATAACCCATTCATGCACGCTGATGGCCGAAGTGGAGGGTTTGAGTCGAGAGGTAGGCTATTTGGAGTTTGTGTCA
It includes:
- the pnp4a gene encoding purine nucleoside phosphorylase 4a; protein product: MHSKDQICYEDYQQTADWLLSQTQHRPKVAIICGSGLGLLADALKCQDSFKYADIPGFPQSTVQGHAGRLVFGDLKGKTCVCMQGRFHMYEGHSLCKVTFPIRVFKLLGVETVIVTNAAGSLNDTYHVGDIMVIKDHINFPGFAGLNPLNGPNEEKFGPRFPAMSGIYDKHLRRMAFDICKSMGYAQFVQEGVYCMVGGPNFESIAEARLLHKLGVDAVGMSTAPEVVVAGHCGMRVFGLSLITNKVVKSYDDTEGVNHESVLEVSKMRSETLQTLVTELVGRMDINNNTA